A DNA window from Ostrea edulis chromosome 5, xbOstEdul1.1, whole genome shotgun sequence contains the following coding sequences:
- the LOC125652720 gene encoding serine/threonine-protein kinase MRCK alpha-like isoform X2, whose amino-acid sequence MMSAEERLRKLSNLYVGGIQNSNGQALSVETLLDALVVLYDECCNSTLRREKNISEFVDFARQVITKVKQYRLHREDFEVIRIIGKGAFGEVAVVKLKSTDKVFAMKILNKWEMLKRAETACFKEERDVLVYGDRRWITNLHYAFQDDNYLYLVMDYYCGGDLLTLLSKYEDRLPEDMARFYIAEMVLAIHSLHTMSYVHRDIKPDNVLLDLTGHIVLADFGSCLRLLDDGTVQSSVAVGTPDYISPEILRAMEDGHGRYGPECDWWSLGVCMYEMLYGFTPFYAESLVETYGKIMNHQSKFEFPTDEDIEDISDEAKDLLQRLICSADRRFGKNGLDDFINHPWFKGIKWEEIRDMNAPFVPEVSSPTDTSNFDVDESDFRHTDTVPPTSNAAFKGHHLPFIGFTFTKDSQISDTGNLQDTSGLATENLESLAAAAFERRIATLERENKELQRKVAEANATIQRASSSGEINPAAGASSASSESEIRQLKEEIAVLHRVVAESQTEISEVEQDLKRAQDLKIELERKMRIIEEEKMALEKDLQDFRDKYKMQARELKDAVAKQKIAIEQFTDTNESLLKSQSKVKELTREARNKDEEIEEYRRKLDSVKNERRRAEKNVQELHGQVDEYRADSNKERKLRERAEQYSRELEQEIEAAKRKNLNRGPTASHLEMSQEISRLKTELDRKSVETEETVARLSTKHQTEMKDLQFHMSEIENRNRDLKYETSALKEKLNNQVSIEDLSNQIQRLKLQSEHSERERSQVIDENDRLKEEITFQQSAMNDLVKEKNQLEQEMREIYDKRESVAQWEAQISEIIKWVSDEKDARGYLQALASKMTEELENLKVMGVSDDGGRQRWRNRRSQRLDKMELLTLQSNLNSEIQAKTQISEELTRVKSQSVSQENKIEEQSQMVSKLTKELEELRAENQQLHNQKLNDWEKSNQDASLMTFFKGQFSILDSENESMNDEDSVSEDALSRGADSRNNSRQDLSHDEPHHPSSTSSPASTIHTSHPASTTEQVYDQPWGASKFGTVPINPSQSLPAHPKTHQFVMKTFSLPYKCNHCTSLMVGIQRQGATCNDCGYSCHIHCMEKAPMVCPVPPDQTKRPMGIDVYKGIGTAYEGYVKVPRLGGIKKGWTRQFVVVCDFKLFLYDINPDRNQPSHIVQQVLDMRDEEFTVSQVLAADVIHANKKDIPCIFRVTTSELNPPGSKHQVLMLAESEQERHRWVGALNELHKLLRKNKLPNKAAYLAQEVYDNSLSLVKGTLSAQVLDSSRVLLGTEDGLYVAQLAKDVLLRVGDKSEKKPVFQVELVPSEQMVVFISGKQKHIKLLHQSGLDGHETDPVKIPETRGCQMFCVGTVPHGMQGSITCLCVAVKRTIQVYELNKTRQKFRKLKDIQVPGQVQCLELMSQGLCVGCPSYFAIYSVQGESPPTALLNVEDNSLRYLCQTQLDSLLAVELPKNEFLLIFSVCGVYVDSNGRRSRSNELMWPALPHAVAYKEPYLSCYAENTVYMFDVNLAEWVQTLCLKKTKPLSRDGSLNLYNNLDMQYIVYFKALQAEEDILAISEIFKGKSVNRNKRRFSFKTRDDHDRGSRGPERRSREISAPMSFSHVAHMGPDQVFASTTHSVPVATQSERSDRRSKIISGPINFSHVAHMGPDQGMQALIDLPRASQSGNGMPTSPGVDPSQKNKLFPMKTLQEVQMRGARTSMAHPNGSARRESSSKVGAMNNSSRQPSTSYPESPDTSNDTSSLGDLSTAIFEYIDDRRDIFEDISFDRPGTRLSVASTTSSTYSSSPASARESLSEDHHQHEDPEIETSHL is encoded by the exons CCAGACAGGTCATTACAAAGGTTAAGCAGTATCGGCTACACCGGGAGGATTTTGAGGTCATTAGGATCATCGGGAAAGGGGCATTTGGGGAG GTTGCAGTAGTGAAGTTAAAATCCACTGATAAGGTTTTTGccatgaaaattttaaataaatgggAGATGCTAAAAAGAGCTGAG ACAGCCTGTTTTAAGGAGGAACGTGATGTCCTGGTGTATGGTGACAGAAGATGGATTACAAATCTACACTATGCCTTCCAAGATGATAACTATTTG TACCTGGTGATGGACTATTACTGTGGAGGTGACCTTTTGACCCTGCTCAGTAAGTACGAGGACCGCTTACCGGAGGACATGGCCCGGTTCTACATTGCTGAAATGGTGCTGGCAATCCATTCTCTCCACACGATGAGCTACGTCCACCGTGACATCAAACCAGATAATGTACTTCTGGATCTAACAGGACATATTGTACTAGCAGATTTTGGGTCCTGTCTACGGCTGTTAGATGATGGCACA GTTCAGTCCTCAGTGGCTGTTGGCACCCCCGACTACATCTCTCCAGAAATCCTCAGG GCTATGGAGGACGGGCATGGTCGTTACGGTCCGGAGTGTGACTGGTGGTCCCTGGGAGTGTGCATGTACGAGATGTTGTACGGATTTACTCCTTTCTATGCTGAGTCACTTGTAGAGACCTATGGCAAAATCATGAACCATCAG TCAAAGTTTGAGTTTCCAACAGACGAGGATATTGAGGACATTTCTGATGAAGCCAAAGACTTACTTCAGCGATTGATATGCTCTGCAGATCGGCGGTTTGGTAAAAATGGTCTGGACGATTTCATCAATCACCCATGGTTTAAGGGCATCAAATGGGAGGAGATCCGGGACA TGAATGCTCCGTTTGTACCAGAAGTAAGCAGTCCAACAGACACCTCCAactttgatgtagatgaaagtGACTTTAGACACACA GATACAGTTCCACCCACCTCTAATGCAGCTTTTAAAGGCCATCACCTGCCATTTATTGGCTTTACATTTACCAAAGACAG TCAAATTTCTGACACTGGGAATCTCCAAGACACCTCAGGGCTTGCCACAGAAAACCTAGAATCTCTGGCAGCAGCTGCTTTTGAGAGAAGGATAGCTACTTTAGAGAGGGAAAACAAAGAGTTACAAAGGAAAGTAGCAG AGGCAAATGCCACAATTCAAAGAGCCAGTAGTTCAGGGGAGATAAATCCGGCGGCAGGGGCTTCATCAGCATCTTCTGAGTCGGAGATTCGTCAACTGAAGGAGGAAATAGCTGTGTTACACAGAGTTGTAGCAG AATCTCAAACAGAAATTAGTGAAGTTGAACAAGATTTGAAAAGAGCTCAAGACCTCAAAATTGAATTGGAAAGGAAAATGAGAATTATTGAGGAAGAGAAAATGGCTCTTGAAAAG gACCTGCAGGATTTCAGGGATAAATACAAAATGCAAGCAAGGGAGCTGAAAGATGCTGTCGCCAAACAAAAGATTGCCATTGAACAATTTACTGACACAAACGAGTC ATTATTAAAGTCACAATCCAAAGTAAAAGAACTGACACGAGAAGCCAGGAATAAAGATGAGGAAATCGAAGAATATAGACGCAAGTTAGACAGCGTGAAAAATGAGAGGAGACGGGCAGAGAAAAATGTCCAAGAG CTTCATGGCCAGGTGGACGAATATCGAGCAGATTCCAACAAGGAGAGGAAACTCCGAGAACGAGCTGAGCAGTACTCCAGGGAACTGGAGCAGGAAATTGAGGCTGCCAAACGAAAGAATCTCAACCGGGGTCCCACTGCCAGTCACTTAGAAATGTCTCAGGAAATCTCCAG GTTAAAAACAGAATTAGATAGAAAAAGTGTCGAAACAGAAGAAACTGTGGCCAGACTATCTACCAAACACCAAACAGAAATGAAAGACCTTCAATTCCATATGTCAGAGATAGAAAATAGAAACAGGGACTTGAAGTATGAAACTAGTGCATTAAAGGAAAAACTGAACAACCAAGTGTCAATAGAAGACTTAAGTAATCAAATACAGAGACTGAAGTTACAGTCTGAGCACTCAGAACGGGAAAGGTCACAGGTCATTGATGAGAACGATCGGTTGAAAGAGGAGATAACCTTC CAACAATCTGCCATGAATGACCTTGTGAAGGAGAAGAACCAGCTGGAGCAGGAGATGAGGGAGATTTACGACAAGCGCGAGTCCGTAGCTCAATGGGAGGCTCAGATCTCCGAGATCATCAAATG GGTGAGTGATGAAAAAGATGCACGCGGATACCTCCAAGCTCTGGCCAGCAAGATGACGGAGGAATTAGAAAACCTTAAAGTGATGGGCGTGTCTGATGATGGG GGTCGGCAGAGATGGAGAAACAGGCGGTCCCAGAGACTGGACAAGATGGAACTGTTGACCCTCCAGTCCAATCTGAACAGTGAAATCCAAGCCAAGACGCAGATCAGTGAGGAACTGACACGTGTCAAATCGCAGAGTGTCAGTCAAGAGAA TAAAATTGAAGAACAGAGCCAAATGGTCAGCAAGCTAACAAAGGAACTGGAGGAACTTAGAGCAGAGAATCAACAGTTACACAACCAGAAACTCAATGACT GGGAGAAGTCCAACCAGGATGCAAGTCTGATGACGTTTTTCAAGGGCCAGTTCTCAATACTTGAT TCTGAGAATGAGAGTATGAACGATGAGGACAGTGTTAGTGAGGATGCCCTGTCCCGTGGGGCGGACTCACGGAACAACTCCCGACAGGACCTGAGTCACGATGAACCACACCACCCATCCAGTACCTCTAGCCCTGCCAGCACTATCCACACCAGTCACCCAGCGAGTACGACAGAGCAGGTGTATGACCAGCCCTGGGGGGCTTCCAAGTTTGGCACAGTCCCAATAAATCCTTCACAGAGTCTACCTGCACACCCCAAAACTCATCAGTTCGTCATGAAGACTTTCTCATTGCCATATAAATGTAATCATTGTACATCACTGATGGTGGGCATACAGCGACAAGGAGCCACATGTAATG ATTGTGGTTACTCATGTCACATTCACTGTATGGAAAAGGCCCCCATGGTTTGTCCAGTCCCTCCAGATCAAA CTAAGCGACCCATGGGTATAGATGTGTATAAAGGAATAGGCACAGCTTATGAAGGCTATGTTAAG GTTCCTCGACTAGGAGGAATAAAGAAGGGTTGGACGAGGCAGTTTGTTGTAGTCTgtgattttaaattatttttgtatgaTATTAATCCTGATCGTAACCAGCCCAGCCATATAGTCCAACAAGTACTAGATATGAG GGATGAAGAATTTACAGTTAGCCAAGTGCTGGCAGCAGATGTCATTCATGCTAATAAGAAGGATATTCCATGTATTTTTAGG GTGACGACCAGTGAGCTGAATCCGCCTGGATCCAAGCACCAGGTTCTGATGTTAGCAGAGAGTGAGCAAGAGCGTCACCGCTGGGTGGGGGCCCTTAACGAGCTCCACAAACTCCTACGCAAAAACAAGCTTCCCAACAAAGCT GCTTATCTTGCGCAAGAAGTTTATGACAATTCTTTATCTCTAGTCAAAGGAACGCTCTCCGCTCAAGTGCTAG ACTCAAGTCGTGTACTTCTGGGTACGGAGGATGGTCTCTATGTTGCTCAGTTAGCAAAAGATG TGCTTTTGAGGGTTGGAGACAAGAGTGAAAAGAAACCTGTCTTTCAAGTAGAACTGGTTCCCAGTGAGCAGATGGTGGTTTTCATCAGTG GAAAACAGAAACACATCAAGCTGCTTCATCAGTCTGGGTTGGATGGTCATGAAACTGACCCTGTCAAAATTCCCGAGACACGCGGTTGTCAAATGTTCTGTGTCGGCACAGTCCCTCATGGTATGCAGGGCTCTATTACATGTCTGTGTGTGGCCGTTAAACGAACAATACAGGTGTATGAACTGAACAAAACTCGCCAAAAGTTCCGCAAGCTGAAGGATATTCAGGTCCCTGGGCAAGTGCAGTGTTTAGAGTTGATGAGCCAAGGGCTGTGTGTGGGATGTCCTTCCTACTTTGCTATTTACAGTGTTCAAGGGGAATCCCCACCAACAG ctCTACTGAATGTGGAGGACAATTCTCTTCGATACCTGTGTCAAACACAGCTGGACTCACTGCTGGCAGTGGAGTTACCAAAGAATGAATTCTTATTGATCTTTAGTG TTTGTGGTGTGTATGTAGATTCTAATGGAAGAAGGAGTCGTTCCAATGAACTCATGTGGCCAGCTCTTCCCCATGCTGTGG CCTACAAGGAGCCCTACCTTTCCTGTTATGCAGAGAACACAGTGTACATGTTTGATGTGAACCTTGCAGAATGGGTCCAGACATTGTGTCTAAAAAAG ACAAAGCCCCTGTCTCGGGATGGCTCTCTGAATCTCTACAACAATCTGGACATGCAGTACATTGTCTACTTCAAAGCATTACAAGCAG AAGAAGACATCCTGGCTATATCAGAAATATTCAAGGGAAAAAGTGTCAATCGTAACAAGCGGAGGTTTTCCTTTAAAACGAGGGATGACCATGACCGCGGATCGCGAGG CCCTGAACGGAGATCTCGGGAAATCTCAGCTCCGATGTCGTTCAGCCATGTGGCTCACATGGGGCCAGATCAGGTGTTTGCCAGCACCACTCACAGCGTCCCTGTCGCCACCCA GTCAGAGCGGTCAGACCGAAGGTCAAAGATTATATCTGGTCCAATCAACTTCAGCCACGTGGCACACATGGGGCCTGATCAGGGGATGCAGGCTCTTATTGACCTTCCCAGG GCCAGTCAGAGTGGAAATGGTATGCCCACCAGCCCAGGGGTAGATCCCAGCCAGAAAAACAAGCTCTTTCCCATGAAAACACTACAGGAAGTTCAGATGAGGGGAGCTAGGACCTCCATGGCACACCCTAATG GGAGTGCACGCCGTGAGTCCAGTTCAAAGGTCGGTGCCATGAACAACAGCTCTCGTCAGCCGTCGACTTCCTACCCTGAAAGTCCCGACACATCTAATGATACCTCATCACTCGGGGATCTGTCCACTGCCATATTTGAG
- the LOC125652720 gene encoding serine/threonine-protein kinase MRCK alpha-like isoform X3, which translates to MMSAEERLRKLSNLYVGGIQNSNGQALSVETLLDALVVLYDECCNSTLRREKNISEFVDFARQVITKVKQYRLHREDFEVIRIIGKGAFGEVAVVKLKSTDKVFAMKILNKWEMLKRAETACFKEERDVLVYGDRRWITNLHYAFQDDNYLYLVMDYYCGGDLLTLLSKYEDRLPEDMARFYIAEMVLAIHSLHTMSYVHRDIKPDNVLLDLTGHIVLADFGSCLRLLDDGTVQSSVAVGTPDYISPEILRAMEDGHGRYGPECDWWSLGVCMYEMLYGFTPFYAESLVETYGKIMNHQSKFEFPTDEDIEDISDEAKDLLQRLICSADRRFGKNGLDDFINHPWFKGIKWEEIRDMNAPFVPEVSSPTDTSNFDVDESDFRHTDTVPPTSNAAFKGHHLPFIGFTFTKDSQISDTGNLQDTSGLATENLESLAAAAFERRIATLERENKELQRKVAEANATIQRASSSGEINPAAGASSASSESEIRQLKEEIAVLHRVVAESQTEISEVEQDLKRAQDLKIELERKMRIIEEEKMALEKDLQDFRDKYKMQARELKDAVAKQKIAIEQFTDTNESLLKSQSKVKELTREARNKDEEIEEYRRKLDSVKNERRRAEKNVQELHGQVDEYRADSNKERKLRERAEQYSRELEQEIEAAKRKNLNRGPTASHLEMSQEISRLKTELDRKSVETEETVARLSTKHQTEMKDLQFHMSEIENRNRDLKYETSALKEKLNNQVSIEDLSNQIQRLKLQSEHSERERSQVIDENDRLKEEITFQQSAMNDLVKEKNQLEQEMREIYDKRESVAQWEAQISEIIKWVSDEKDARGYLQALASKMTEELENLKVMGVSDDGQGRQRWRNRRSQRLDKMELLTLQSNLNSEIQAKTQISEELTRVKSQSVSQENKIEEQSQMVSKLTKELEELRAENQQLHNQKLNDWEKSNQDASLMTFFKGQFSILDSENESMNDEDSVSEDALSRGADSRNNSRQDLSHDEPHHPSSTSSPASTIHTSHPASTTEQVYDQPWGASKFGTVPINPSQSLPAHPKTHQFVMKTFSLPYKCNHCTSLMVGIQRQGATCNDCGYSCHIHCMEKAPMVCPVPPDQTKRPMGIDVYKGIGTAYEGYVKVPRLGGIKKGWTRQFVVVCDFKLFLYDINPDRNQPSHIVQQVLDMRDEEFTVSQVLAADVIHANKKDIPCIFRVTTSELNPPGSKHQVLMLAESEQERHRWVGALNELHKLLRKNKLPNKAAYLAQEVYDNSLSLVKGTLSAQVLDSSRVLLGTEDGLYVAQLAKDVLLRVGDKSEKKPVFQVELVPSEQMVVFISGKQKHIKLLHQSGLDGHETDPVKIPETRGCQMFCVGTVPHGMQGSITCLCVAVKRTIQVYELNKTRQKFRKLKDIQVPGQVQCLELMSQGLCVGCPSYFAIYSVQGESPPTALLNVEDNSLRYLCQTQLDSLLAVELPKNEFLLIFSVCGVYVDSNGRRSRSNELMWPALPHAVAYKEPYLSCYAENTVYMFDVNLAEWVQTLCLKKTKPLSRDGSLNLYNNLDMQYIVYFKALQAEEDILAISEIFKGKSVNRNKRRFSFKTRDDHDRGSRGPERRSREISAPMSFSHVAHMGPDQVFASTTHSVPVATQSERSDRRSKIISGPINFSHVAHMGPDQGMQALIDLPRASQSGNGMPTSPGVDPSQKNKLFPMKTLQEVQMRGARTSMAHPNGSARRESSSKVGAMNNSSRQPSTSYPESPDTSNDTSSLGDLSTAIFEDISFDRPGTRLSVASTTSSTYSSSPASARESLSEDHHQHEDPEIETSHL; encoded by the exons CCAGACAGGTCATTACAAAGGTTAAGCAGTATCGGCTACACCGGGAGGATTTTGAGGTCATTAGGATCATCGGGAAAGGGGCATTTGGGGAG GTTGCAGTAGTGAAGTTAAAATCCACTGATAAGGTTTTTGccatgaaaattttaaataaatgggAGATGCTAAAAAGAGCTGAG ACAGCCTGTTTTAAGGAGGAACGTGATGTCCTGGTGTATGGTGACAGAAGATGGATTACAAATCTACACTATGCCTTCCAAGATGATAACTATTTG TACCTGGTGATGGACTATTACTGTGGAGGTGACCTTTTGACCCTGCTCAGTAAGTACGAGGACCGCTTACCGGAGGACATGGCCCGGTTCTACATTGCTGAAATGGTGCTGGCAATCCATTCTCTCCACACGATGAGCTACGTCCACCGTGACATCAAACCAGATAATGTACTTCTGGATCTAACAGGACATATTGTACTAGCAGATTTTGGGTCCTGTCTACGGCTGTTAGATGATGGCACA GTTCAGTCCTCAGTGGCTGTTGGCACCCCCGACTACATCTCTCCAGAAATCCTCAGG GCTATGGAGGACGGGCATGGTCGTTACGGTCCGGAGTGTGACTGGTGGTCCCTGGGAGTGTGCATGTACGAGATGTTGTACGGATTTACTCCTTTCTATGCTGAGTCACTTGTAGAGACCTATGGCAAAATCATGAACCATCAG TCAAAGTTTGAGTTTCCAACAGACGAGGATATTGAGGACATTTCTGATGAAGCCAAAGACTTACTTCAGCGATTGATATGCTCTGCAGATCGGCGGTTTGGTAAAAATGGTCTGGACGATTTCATCAATCACCCATGGTTTAAGGGCATCAAATGGGAGGAGATCCGGGACA TGAATGCTCCGTTTGTACCAGAAGTAAGCAGTCCAACAGACACCTCCAactttgatgtagatgaaagtGACTTTAGACACACA GATACAGTTCCACCCACCTCTAATGCAGCTTTTAAAGGCCATCACCTGCCATTTATTGGCTTTACATTTACCAAAGACAG TCAAATTTCTGACACTGGGAATCTCCAAGACACCTCAGGGCTTGCCACAGAAAACCTAGAATCTCTGGCAGCAGCTGCTTTTGAGAGAAGGATAGCTACTTTAGAGAGGGAAAACAAAGAGTTACAAAGGAAAGTAGCAG AGGCAAATGCCACAATTCAAAGAGCCAGTAGTTCAGGGGAGATAAATCCGGCGGCAGGGGCTTCATCAGCATCTTCTGAGTCGGAGATTCGTCAACTGAAGGAGGAAATAGCTGTGTTACACAGAGTTGTAGCAG AATCTCAAACAGAAATTAGTGAAGTTGAACAAGATTTGAAAAGAGCTCAAGACCTCAAAATTGAATTGGAAAGGAAAATGAGAATTATTGAGGAAGAGAAAATGGCTCTTGAAAAG gACCTGCAGGATTTCAGGGATAAATACAAAATGCAAGCAAGGGAGCTGAAAGATGCTGTCGCCAAACAAAAGATTGCCATTGAACAATTTACTGACACAAACGAGTC ATTATTAAAGTCACAATCCAAAGTAAAAGAACTGACACGAGAAGCCAGGAATAAAGATGAGGAAATCGAAGAATATAGACGCAAGTTAGACAGCGTGAAAAATGAGAGGAGACGGGCAGAGAAAAATGTCCAAGAG CTTCATGGCCAGGTGGACGAATATCGAGCAGATTCCAACAAGGAGAGGAAACTCCGAGAACGAGCTGAGCAGTACTCCAGGGAACTGGAGCAGGAAATTGAGGCTGCCAAACGAAAGAATCTCAACCGGGGTCCCACTGCCAGTCACTTAGAAATGTCTCAGGAAATCTCCAG GTTAAAAACAGAATTAGATAGAAAAAGTGTCGAAACAGAAGAAACTGTGGCCAGACTATCTACCAAACACCAAACAGAAATGAAAGACCTTCAATTCCATATGTCAGAGATAGAAAATAGAAACAGGGACTTGAAGTATGAAACTAGTGCATTAAAGGAAAAACTGAACAACCAAGTGTCAATAGAAGACTTAAGTAATCAAATACAGAGACTGAAGTTACAGTCTGAGCACTCAGAACGGGAAAGGTCACAGGTCATTGATGAGAACGATCGGTTGAAAGAGGAGATAACCTTC CAACAATCTGCCATGAATGACCTTGTGAAGGAGAAGAACCAGCTGGAGCAGGAGATGAGGGAGATTTACGACAAGCGCGAGTCCGTAGCTCAATGGGAGGCTCAGATCTCCGAGATCATCAAATG GGTGAGTGATGAAAAAGATGCACGCGGATACCTCCAAGCTCTGGCCAGCAAGATGACGGAGGAATTAGAAAACCTTAAAGTGATGGGCGTGTCTGATGATGGG CAGGGTCGGCAGAGATGGAGAAACAGGCGGTCCCAGAGACTGGACAAGATGGAACTGTTGACCCTCCAGTCCAATCTGAACAGTGAAATCCAAGCCAAGACGCAGATCAGTGAGGAACTGACACGTGTCAAATCGCAGAGTGTCAGTCAAGAGAA TAAAATTGAAGAACAGAGCCAAATGGTCAGCAAGCTAACAAAGGAACTGGAGGAACTTAGAGCAGAGAATCAACAGTTACACAACCAGAAACTCAATGACT GGGAGAAGTCCAACCAGGATGCAAGTCTGATGACGTTTTTCAAGGGCCAGTTCTCAATACTTGAT TCTGAGAATGAGAGTATGAACGATGAGGACAGTGTTAGTGAGGATGCCCTGTCCCGTGGGGCGGACTCACGGAACAACTCCCGACAGGACCTGAGTCACGATGAACCACACCACCCATCCAGTACCTCTAGCCCTGCCAGCACTATCCACACCAGTCACCCAGCGAGTACGACAGAGCAGGTGTATGACCAGCCCTGGGGGGCTTCCAAGTTTGGCACAGTCCCAATAAATCCTTCACAGAGTCTACCTGCACACCCCAAAACTCATCAGTTCGTCATGAAGACTTTCTCATTGCCATATAAATGTAATCATTGTACATCACTGATGGTGGGCATACAGCGACAAGGAGCCACATGTAATG ATTGTGGTTACTCATGTCACATTCACTGTATGGAAAAGGCCCCCATGGTTTGTCCAGTCCCTCCAGATCAAA CTAAGCGACCCATGGGTATAGATGTGTATAAAGGAATAGGCACAGCTTATGAAGGCTATGTTAAG GTTCCTCGACTAGGAGGAATAAAGAAGGGTTGGACGAGGCAGTTTGTTGTAGTCTgtgattttaaattatttttgtatgaTATTAATCCTGATCGTAACCAGCCCAGCCATATAGTCCAACAAGTACTAGATATGAG GGATGAAGAATTTACAGTTAGCCAAGTGCTGGCAGCAGATGTCATTCATGCTAATAAGAAGGATATTCCATGTATTTTTAGG GTGACGACCAGTGAGCTGAATCCGCCTGGATCCAAGCACCAGGTTCTGATGTTAGCAGAGAGTGAGCAAGAGCGTCACCGCTGGGTGGGGGCCCTTAACGAGCTCCACAAACTCCTACGCAAAAACAAGCTTCCCAACAAAGCT GCTTATCTTGCGCAAGAAGTTTATGACAATTCTTTATCTCTAGTCAAAGGAACGCTCTCCGCTCAAGTGCTAG ACTCAAGTCGTGTACTTCTGGGTACGGAGGATGGTCTCTATGTTGCTCAGTTAGCAAAAGATG TGCTTTTGAGGGTTGGAGACAAGAGTGAAAAGAAACCTGTCTTTCAAGTAGAACTGGTTCCCAGTGAGCAGATGGTGGTTTTCATCAGTG GAAAACAGAAACACATCAAGCTGCTTCATCAGTCTGGGTTGGATGGTCATGAAACTGACCCTGTCAAAATTCCCGAGACACGCGGTTGTCAAATGTTCTGTGTCGGCACAGTCCCTCATGGTATGCAGGGCTCTATTACATGTCTGTGTGTGGCCGTTAAACGAACAATACAGGTGTATGAACTGAACAAAACTCGCCAAAAGTTCCGCAAGCTGAAGGATATTCAGGTCCCTGGGCAAGTGCAGTGTTTAGAGTTGATGAGCCAAGGGCTGTGTGTGGGATGTCCTTCCTACTTTGCTATTTACAGTGTTCAAGGGGAATCCCCACCAACAG ctCTACTGAATGTGGAGGACAATTCTCTTCGATACCTGTGTCAAACACAGCTGGACTCACTGCTGGCAGTGGAGTTACCAAAGAATGAATTCTTATTGATCTTTAGTG TTTGTGGTGTGTATGTAGATTCTAATGGAAGAAGGAGTCGTTCCAATGAACTCATGTGGCCAGCTCTTCCCCATGCTGTGG CCTACAAGGAGCCCTACCTTTCCTGTTATGCAGAGAACACAGTGTACATGTTTGATGTGAACCTTGCAGAATGGGTCCAGACATTGTGTCTAAAAAAG ACAAAGCCCCTGTCTCGGGATGGCTCTCTGAATCTCTACAACAATCTGGACATGCAGTACATTGTCTACTTCAAAGCATTACAAGCAG AAGAAGACATCCTGGCTATATCAGAAATATTCAAGGGAAAAAGTGTCAATCGTAACAAGCGGAGGTTTTCCTTTAAAACGAGGGATGACCATGACCGCGGATCGCGAGG CCCTGAACGGAGATCTCGGGAAATCTCAGCTCCGATGTCGTTCAGCCATGTGGCTCACATGGGGCCAGATCAGGTGTTTGCCAGCACCACTCACAGCGTCCCTGTCGCCACCCA GTCAGAGCGGTCAGACCGAAGGTCAAAGATTATATCTGGTCCAATCAACTTCAGCCACGTGGCACACATGGGGCCTGATCAGGGGATGCAGGCTCTTATTGACCTTCCCAGG GCCAGTCAGAGTGGAAATGGTATGCCCACCAGCCCAGGGGTAGATCCCAGCCAGAAAAACAAGCTCTTTCCCATGAAAACACTACAGGAAGTTCAGATGAGGGGAGCTAGGACCTCCATGGCACACCCTAATG GGAGTGCACGCCGTGAGTCCAGTTCAAAGGTCGGTGCCATGAACAACAGCTCTCGTCAGCCGTCGACTTCCTACCCTGAAAGTCCCGACACATCTAATGATACCTCATCACTCGGGGATCTGTCCACTGCCATATTTGAG